The stretch of DNA CCATCCTGACGGAGTTCCTGGAGGTGATGAACGAGCAGGCCGAGGTGCTGGTGGAGAAGCTGGACAAGGAGGCAGGCAAGGGCCCCTTCAACTGCTTCAACCACGTCACCCTCTGTGCCCTCGACATCATCTGTGGTGGGTCCGGGTCTGGATGTGGGGTGTTTCTAGTGGGTCCAAAGGCTCATTGGGTTAAAAAGATTTCCCATTCTTGTGGCCATATAAAATCAACTaaaaatatacagtggggagaacaagtatttgatacactgccgattttgcaggttttcctacttacaaagcatgtagaggtctgtaatttttatcataggtacacttcaactgtgagagacggaatctaaaacaaaaatccagaaaatcacattgtatgatttttaagtaattcatttgcattttattgcatgacataagtatttgatcacctaccaaccagtaagaattccggctctcacagacctgttagtttttctttaagaagccctcctgttctccactcattacctgtattaactgcacctgtttgaactcgttacctgtataaaagacacctgtccacacactcaatcaaacagactccaacctctccacaatggccaagaccagagagctgtgtaaggacatcagggataaaattgtagacctgcacaaggctgggatgggctacaggacaataggcaagcagcttggtgagaaggcaacaactgttggcgcaattattagaaaatagaagaaaatggaagaagttcaagatgatggtcaatcaccctcggtctggggctccatgcaagatctcaccttgtggggcatcaatgatcatgaggaaggtgagggatcagcccagaactacacggcaggacctggtcaatgacctgaagagagctgggaccacagtctcaaagaaaaccattagtaacacactacgccgtcatggattaaaatcctgcagcgcacacaaggtccccctgctcaagcaggcgcatgtccaggcccgtctgaagtttgccaatgaccatctggatgatccagaggaggaatgggagaaggtcatgtggtctgatgattcaaaaatagagctttttggtctaaactccactcgccgtgtttggaggaagaagaaggatgagtacaaccccaagaacatcatcccaaccgtgaagcatggaggtggaaacatcattctttggggatgcttttctgcaaaggggacaggacgactgcaccgtattgaggggaggatggatggggccatgtattgcgagatcttagccaacaacctccttccctcagtaagagcattgatgatgggttgtggctgggtcttccagcatgacaacgacccgaaacacacagccagggcaactaaggagtggctccgtaagaagtatctcaaggtcctggagtggcctagccagtctccagacctgaacccaatagaaaatctttggagggagctgaaagtccgtattgcccagcgacagccccgaaacctgaaggatctggagaaggtctgtatggaggagtgggccaaaatccctgctgcagtgtgtgcaaacctggtcaagaactacaggaaacgtatgatctctgtaattgcaaacaaaggattctgtaccaaatattaagttctgcttttctgatgtatcaaatacttatgtcatgcaataaaatgctaattaattacttaaaaatcatacaatgtgattttcgggatttttgttttagattccgtctctcacagttgaagtgtacctatgataaaaattacagacctctacatgctttgtaagtaggaaaatctgcaaaatcagcagtgtatcaaatacttgttctccccactgtatatcaaaaTTGCTACCAATCTTGCAATAAATATCTCTGCATATGATTTTCCTTTCAGAGACTGCAATGGGGAAGAAAATCTACGCTCAGAGTAACTATGACTCAGAGTATGTCCGATGTGTGTACAAGTGAGTCCTCGTCTTGAATGCAACAAACAGATGTTGTCATGCCCGGTTTTGTTTGGAAGTAGAGGGTATTGACTGCCAACCATTGCTCactgtcccatctctctctctctctctctctctctctctctctctctctctctctctctctctctctctctctctctctctctctctctcgttggtaATAGAGTGGAATCAAATTGCATCATATGAATCTAATTTTCTCTACCTTGCATCCCTCCTACTGTCCCCAGGATGAGTGACATCATCACACGGCGACAGAGGATGCCGTGGTTCTGGCCCGACTTGTTTTACAACTACTTTGGCGAGGGCTGGGAGCACAACAGGAGCCTCAAGGTCCTCCACTCCTTCACCTCCAATGTGAGTCATCAGTCAATCTAAAAGGGGCTTTCGACTACTTAGCTGCACCCAGGGATATAAGCTGTCATCCATCAGACCTCATCCATCCAGCCAAGGGCCTGTTCAGAAGGATGACCATTACAgaatgttcagatagaaatgtattgtgtagaacATCAATGATTGTCTGTATGATAGAATGAGAAATCCTGTCAgctctattcattatatttctatctgcaatgttcagaaacatgtcaaatgttttcacTGAAAACACCCCAGGTCATCTACGAGAGGGCGGAATACATCGCCTACATCGAGTCGGACAGCGAATCGGACCAGGGAATGAGGAAGAGGCGGGCCTTCCTGGACATGCTGCTGAAGACCACGGACGAGGAGGGCAACAAGCTCACCCACCAGGACATCCAGGAGGAAGTGGACACCTTCATGTTCAGGGTCAGAGGTCAAAACCACTATCACACGCTCCATGTGGAATGTGTTCCAGATTTATCATTGGTGTAATTTTTATTGCCCCCGTCTTGCAGGGTCATGACACTACAGCCGCAGCCATGAATTGGGCCATTCACCTGCTGGGCTCCCATCCAGAGGTTCAGAGGAAGGTTCAACAAGAGCTTCAGGAGGTGTTCGGTAATCCCCCCCTCTTTTTAACCCTAGAATAGCCAATTATGTGCTTTGGTAGTCACATGATATGTACCCACATGGGACTTCCTTTCCCAGACACATACATGCCGCTAGACCATGGGCTCTGCAGGAAGTACTTGGTAAAATCTAATCCCATAGTCTCCCGTCACTATACTCGCTTCTCTTATCAAATGACGTCACTTTTGGTTCTCATCCACCTTGACTCTCGTTCAAATCCTTCTCTCACAGGTCAAAGTGAGTTCAAGCACAGTGGGAAAGTGTGGAAAGTCTCACCAAAGCAAAATTATTTAATGAACTGAATTAGGTTCTGTGGCATATCAAAATTGGCTGTTGTATACAGTAATAGCCTGATTTGTGAAGAGTTTTTGGAATGTCTTCCATCCCTGCCATGGCAGACCTGGCATTCAAACAAGCATTCAAATATTACCATGACGAGTATCTCTGACAGTAGATGCGGGTTCGGTGTAGTTACTATGATCGATGACAGAAGAACATAGCATCCATTCCTGTACCCCCATTCATAGCTATGTCCGATTGCCCCATCACCACAGAACATATATAATGGGATGTAACCTGCATTCTTGTACCCCCGTGTTCAGGTGTGTCCGACCGGCCAATAAACACAGAGGACCTGAAGAAGCTGCGCTACCTGGAGTGTGTCATCAAAGAGTCCCTTCGCCTGTTCCCCTCCGTCCCCTTCTTCGCCCGCAGCATCTGTGAAGACTGCCACATCAGTGAGTGACATGAATGACACATTCTTAACCATTAATGTTTATTTCAGTCTGTCATTAATTTTCTAACTTATTTAAATTTACAGGATTAGCTATACACTACTTTTAATTAATACTAATTAATGTACATATTCACAATGGGTGGCCTGTGCCATATGGAAGAGGAACCTAAAACCTTGGTTTATTCAGCGCCTTTCCATTTCAGTCAtcttgtttaatacttttttgtggTTGTGTTAATTAGTTAATTTATTCACATGTACATTTTGTGGACCTAATAACCTAACTTGTTTCACATTTTTATACCTGTAGATGGTTTCAAGGTTCCCAAAGGTGCCAATGCCATCATCATGCCCTACTCCCTTCACCGCGACCCGCGCCACTTCCCCCAGCCTGAAGAGTTCCGCCCGGAACGCTTCATGCCTGAAAACTGCATTGGGAGACATCCTTATGCCTTCATCCCCTTCTCTGCTGGACTCCGCAATTGCATCGGTGAGAACAGGAAACATTCAAGACATTCAACTGAATAGCGCTTAAAGTACAAACATTTTAGAACATTTGTAAATCAACATCATTCCATTTGAGATCAACGACATACGATTTGTCACGTTGCTGTAGAATATCACTCGTATTTATCAATCTCAGGCTACCTTTTATCACCTTGGAACATAGACTTTTTACGACAGTGGGCCTCTAAACGTGTGTCCGGTGAGGTTGTCATCCTCACATGCTCTCGCTACTTTAATAATGGTTACAGATTAAGGTTAAAGACAATAAGGCATTTGAAATGGTGAAAACAAAATGGACAATTTAAAAGTGTGTTCGATGAGGATGTCATCCTCACATGCTTTGGTTACATCCCTACCCCCAGGTCAGCGATTTGCCATGATGGAGGAGAAGGTGATCCTGGCGTCCATCTTGCGCTACTTCAACGTGGAGGCGTGTCAGAAGCGCGAGGACCTCCGTCCACTAGGGGAGCTCATTCTTCGCCCCGAGAAAGGCATCTGGATCAAACTTGAGAAGAGGAAGCAGCAGCACTAGATCATCTAGGGAACTGTTTGAATACTTTAAAAGAGACCATTTCTTCCTCCCTCTGGAGTAACCGCTGATCTAACACTAATTGATAGGTATAAGTAAATAGTTATAGCACAATACTGTAGTAGTTATAGCACAATACTGTAGGTTTCTACTATCCAGGCAGGAAGGAAGGAAACATTCTTAAAGTATTTCAACAGGGCCGAATAAAACCCTTAACCCATAGGCTTACATTGTGTTTCGTGTTCTCTCTGTATTACAGGAATATCAAAAACTCGCAACTGCATAACTCGCAGAAAGTTCTTGTAATCGTCATAAACAGGTTTCTGATTTCCAAAATCGTTTGACTTCAGATaggtctttttattttatttatggaggctggtgggaggagctataggaggacgggctcattgtaatggctggaatgaattacatggaacagagtcaaaGGTGGTTTCCATAGttttgtgtttgataccgttccatttaatctactccagccattacaacgagcccttcctcctatagctcctcccaccagcccccACTGCTTCTGAGGTACAGACCATATTAACACATAACTATACCACCAAGAATACTTACCCTATCCGATAACACTTTACCACAACTTCATTTATAAGTCATGTGTTATTAACTTGAAAATGTGTTGCCACTTTAACTTGTTTTTCAAGCTCTTTGGATAGTATATTTTAATAAGAGTATTCTTATTTGTGCATTTTATTTGTTACGCTGGGGGTTTGAATTATAACATAGCCGAACTATGCCACCTTTTAATATCATAATGTCAGGTCCTCGAAGCTAAAGTCAGGGAAGGAGCATGGTAATGAACAGGCCAGACATCGTACAAAATCGGTTTTTATTTACAATCAGAAAAGATAGACAactttttttttgcaaacatGAATGCGTCTGGGTAGACAAGCATAGCCTTGGGAAGAATGTTATGAGTTGAAATCCCCTATAATCGCATTATTAAATGCATGGAATAATTTATTATAATGGGAATCAAAAaactcaaggggggggggggggggtgagaaaaAGCGTTCCATGCATCTATAATCACATTTGCATAGTGGCATACAGTTAAGCAGAGGGGTTTTTAGGATttccccccccacaaaaaaaatcaGGTTCTGGAGAAAAAAAGAACTGCAATTCTGTCATTTACATGATAAAAAAACATTATGTTAATGTCTTCTAATACCAGACAAATGACCGAAATGAGTGGCTACTCTGACAGTGAAAcactcaatcaatcaagtttattttatatagccctccgtacatcagctaatatctcgaagtgctgtacagacacccagcctaaaaccccaaacagcaagcaatgcaggtgtagaagcacggtggctaggaaaaactccctagaaaggccaaaacctagagaggaaccaggctatgaggggtggccagtcctcttctggctgtgccgggtggagattataacagaactaaaCAGAGCAATAAAAACAACCTGGACTTGAATACAAACCTATAGCCCAGGCCAATGAACAAACATACAGATTGTACAATATTAAgaggaatacagtatatacactgagtgcacaaaacatcagGAATGCCTTCCTAATATAGTTGCACCAGCTTTCACCTTCTGCATGGCAcacgcaatccatgtctcaattgtctcaaagcttagaaatccttctttaacctgtcttctccacttcatctacactggttgaagtggatttaacgtgtgacatcaataagggatcatagctttcacctggattcacctggtcagtctatttcatggaaagagcaggtgttcctttatgttttgtacacatagtgtgtgtatatacatacacacatacacacacacacacacacacacacacggtcaaaagctttagaacacctactcattcaaggtttttctttattttgacttttctacattgtagaataatagtgaagacttcaaaactatgaaataacacatatggaatcatatagtaaccaaaaaagtttaaacaaatcaaaatatattttatatttgagattcttcaaagtagccacccttgtgcattcggaaagtattcagacgccttcacTTTTCCCACTTTGTTactatacagccttattctaaaatggatgatataaaacattttcctcatcaatctacacacaataccccataatgataaagcgaaaacctcaccttatttacataagtattgctATGAGACtgtctagcccaaaccatgaaaaacagctccagaccattattcctgaGAAGGCATTTCCTCtgatccagagtccaatggcggcgagctttacagcaCACCAGCcgagcttggcattgtgcatggtgatcttaggcttgtgtgcggctgttcgGCAATGGAACCCATTCCATGAagttcccgacgaacagttcttgtgatgacattgcttccagaggcagtttggaacttggtagtgagtgctgcaaccgaggacagacaatttttaccaCCTTATGCCTGCGCCATTGTTGCTCCGAGACATTTCGCcttcaaaataacagcacttacagttgacctggacaactctagcagggcagaaatttgacgaactgacttgtttgaaaggtggcatcctatgacggtgccacgttgaaagtcactgagctcttcagtaaggccattctactgccaatgtttgtctatggagattgcatggctgtgcatgattttatacacctgtcagcaacgggtgtggctaaaatagccaaatcacaaaatttgaaggggtgtccacatacctttgtgtgtgtgtgtgtgtgtgtgttcctgagaGTATTAGCTTTCAGTGATGGGGTCATAATGTTTTGTAGCTTAAACCGTTAAGTTAGATCCACATTTCtaggaataaaaaaaataaaaaacattttgtgACTACAGGAGGTTACTCAGGTAACCCCGGTTCTATGAACGAAGTGCAATTTTATAATCAGGCGACCCCCAAGTTTGGGAAAAACTGCAATAGCTTATCTCAAGCAAACTGACAGCCGCAACCAACCAGCTTATCTCGGCAAACTGACAGCCGCAACCAACCATAGAATTACAATCCACAGATGGCAGTTCCCATTGACAACAACGTGTTTTTTAAAATTttacctgtatttaactaggcaagtcagttaagaacaaattcgtatttacaatgacggcctaggaacagtgggttaactgccttgttcataaCAAGCTGTTCTATATTTGCTGCATAAATTGCAaccttcctgacaggaagtgctTACGATAAAAACTTTTTAGATGCTATTAATTCTCTGATTTTTTCTATCTGGTTTAGTATTTTTAATAAGTTTTATTGGTCTGTTCAGACAGGAGTAATATAATTTAgggaaaaatatttttatttatatactgTCACTTTTTTGAAAATGATTTATATTTTTTCAGGGACAGCTGCAGCACCCCTACTTATGTAGACAAGGAAGAGTCTGGGTAAATCCAAAACCCaggatagaggggctcagtgaatgtggtGTAGAATGTGTGAAGATGTTTCTGTTTACCAAAGGACACACTATAGAAGGACAAAGTACCAGCTGGCCAGTCAAGATACACACCAACAAAGATACAACGGTCCTGTGCAAAACAGGACCGCGGAAGAATGTGATATTGCCTCCCGCATTGTAAAAGTAATAGTCACCTTCACCAGCGCAGTTCAAACTCCAGGACTTAGTATTTTGTCCAATCCAACTGTCAGACCCCCATCCCATCCGACTCATTCCTTTGTAAGTCACTCCAATGTCAGGCTTTCCACAATCCCACATCACCTCCCAGTAATATCGAGATCCAGATAAACCTTCTCTGCAGAGAACTTGGGGATGCCATTTAAATCTGTCTGGATGGTCTTCATAATGCTGCTCCTTGTCCACCCGTGTCACCTTCCTGTTCTCCTCAGAGAGTAACAGGTGTGCGTTTGCTGTATTTGGGTCCATGGTGAGCCGACAGGCATCTGTAGACAATGGGGACACATTatcatattcattatctccagcaccctACCAGTGTCTACATAAATTAAACTAGTCATTTTCTATGTTCTGTAGTTAAACTAAGTGCGTTACTCTCAATGATGTAATCAGAAGTATAAAAAAAACGGTGAGTTATATTTTGCAGTAACATGGAGAGCAGGCAAACACCCTCCTACTGGCTGGAAACTTTGTGTCGTTTTtgacaatcttttttttttattacccCAATGACATCAAGTTATTTTTTACTACAGGGTTTGAGCTAAATCCAGAATCAGAGTTCTTTGAGGTTCTACAGCATGTATACACTGGTatggttaaaggggcaatctgcagttgctacatacatttttggacttttaaGATAATCATCTATTTATTTTTGCTAAacgctatacactgagtgtacaaaacattaagaacacctgctctttccgcgacagactgaccaggtgaatccagctgaaagctatgatcccttattgatgtcacctgttaaatccacttcaatcagtgtagatgaaggggaggagacagcttaaagaaggatttttaagccttgagacatggattgtgtatgtgtgccaactcaatattaggaaggtgttcctaatgtttggtatactcagtgtatattatatatccattgaagaatataactaataaatgactcatgagcttagttcaatggtcgtaccccatcagaacccaaaatataagcttgttttactccaatgtttgtgaacaacataattgtaaacaaacactgtatagcctcaaaacatggttaaaactacaaCTTGGATCTCCTTGACTGTCAGTCCTTGCACCCATAGctctatgaatttgaaagtggttcaatttctccagccccatctctcagctgtttaccaaaaacgGTGGTGGGGTGACCACCTTGCTGTCGTTTGAACTGCACATTACTCCCTCAATTAAAATGTCTTACACTGGTAAGACATGATGTAAAAAAATAGGTAAATTGTTTGTTCAACGACAAAAACACTAAATCATATAAAATGCTATTTTGTATGTGGAAGTATGTATTAGTTACTACATCTGTAGTTCTGAAGATGCAGTTGATTACAATTGAAAGGACTTACATTTTCTCAGCCCGGATACCAGCCTGCACTCTGCACCGTGATCCACACTGTAGTAAAAACAGCACGGTTATTACGTAACAAGGAACACACATGCATACTCATGTGATAGAAAAGCACCTCACACTACCAGGTCTTACTGTCTGCATAATTGTTTTCTTACTTGAGCTTCATCAGTTTGCATCTGGGATCCCCTTGACCAGCTGAAAGCAGTCCCCCTGcagagtctcctgggtgattgtagctcaggtccagctctctcagttgggaggggtttgacctcagagctgaagcCAGAGCAGCACAGCCATCCTCTGTGACCTCACAGCCAGACAGTctacagagggacacacacaacAGCTGTGTAGGTCGGTGTAATGATCTACCACGTGGCATCTACAGTATACGTTTGTCCGTGACATAAACAAAACCAGACTTTGACAGACAATAATGATAACAGAAATAATTCACAACATTGTTCTTCTTTAAACAGATGTACTTACCCTAGTGTCTGCAGTTCACAGTTTGGATCCGCCAGGCCATCAGAAAGCAGTGTAACTCCTGAGTTCTGCAGGTCGTTGTCTCTCAGCTCCAGTTGTTTCAGTTGTGAGTTGGTTGCCCTCAGGACTGAGGCCAGATCTGAACAGCAACCCTCTGTCAGATCACACTGACCTAGACTGCAGCATGGGTTCACACGAGTATGTTGAGGATGCATTCATGATAAttacagataaacacacacacacacacacacacacacacacacacacacacacacacacacacacacacacacacacacacacacacacacacacacacgttgcattcggaatgtattcagaccccttccctttatccacattttgttacgttacagccttattctacaatggattaaataaaaactttcctcaaagtattcagaccctttgctatgagaatttAAATtcagctcagctgcatcctgtttccattgatcatccttgtgttgtttctacaacttgattggagtccacctgtggtaaattcaattaattggacatgatttggaaaggcacacacctgtctatataa from Salvelinus fontinalis isolate EN_2023a chromosome 5, ASM2944872v1, whole genome shotgun sequence encodes:
- the LOC129855816 gene encoding cytochrome P450 4V2-like, translated to MRCSQQVSDIHSEVVKATYYPEMAIVLGAYTLGLLGMSLFVSMLTYATYQLLSSYLYKWREMKPIPEIEGTYPLIGNALQFKSNAGDFFRQVIGYTEQFRDSPLLKIWIGPVPSLLLFHAETIETVLNNPVHMDKAYAYKFLHPWLGTGLLTSTGDKWRRRRKLLTPTFHFSILTEFLEVMNEQAEVLVEKLDKEAGKGPFNCFNHVTLCALDIICETAMGKKIYAQSNYDSEYVRCVYKMSDIITRRQRMPWFWPDLFYNYFGEGWEHNRSLKVLHSFTSNVIYERAEYIAYIESDSESDQGMRKRRAFLDMLLKTTDEEGNKLTHQDIQEEVDTFMFRGHDTTAAAMNWAIHLLGSHPEVQRKVQQELQEVFGVSDRPINTEDLKKLRYLECVIKESLRLFPSVPFFARSICEDCHINGFKVPKGANAIIMPYSLHRDPRHFPQPEEFRPERFMPENCIGRHPYAFIPFSAGLRNCIGQRFAMMEEKVILASILRYFNVEACQKREDLRPLGELILRPEKGIWIKLEKRKQQH